From the genome of Halomonas sp. LR3S48:
CAGCACGACGTCGAACGGCGCCGCCTCCTGCCAGCCATGGCCACCATCCGCCAGGCGCAGGCGCGCATTATGCGCTTGCAACAAACGCAGCCGCTTGGCTGCCCGATGATGCAAGGCATTGATTCGTTCGACCGACCAGAGTTCCGGCACCAGCCGCGACAGGATCAGCGTCTGGTAACCGGAGCCGGTGCCGATCTCCAGCACGCGCCCAGGCGCCTCCTTCATCACCAGTTCGGTCATGCGCGCCACCATCCACGGCTGGGACAGGGTCTGCCCATGACCGATGGGCAGCGAGGTATCCTCATAGGCGCGGTGGGCCAACGCCTCGTCGAGAAAGAAATGGCGTGGCTCGGCGGCCATCACGCGGAGCACGCGTTCGTCGACGATGCCCTGCCTGGCCAGGCGCGCCACCATGCGGTCGCGGGTTCGCTGCGACGTCATGCCGACGCCGCGCAACAGCTCGGGTAATTGCTCAGGTGAATGCATCCAACCAGCCCTGCACATCCGCAATGGCCGCACGCTGCGTCAAGTCGGTCTGCAGCGGCGTGATCGAAACGTAGCCCGCCTCGATGGCGGCAAAATCGGTATCCGGCCCATCATCGGCATTCTCTCCCACGGCCGCAATCCAGTAGCGCAAACGGCCCCGTGGGTCGCGTACCTCCATCGGCCGCTCCGCCGGGCCGCGGTAGCCCATGCGAGTCACGCGGAAGCCCTGGATCTGCTCCCAGGGCAGGTCCGGCACGTTGACGTTGAGCAGGCTGCGCGGCGGCAGCGAGAGTTGGTCGGCCGCGCCGACCAGGCTGGCCGCCACGCGACCGGCAGTGTCGAAATGACGCGAACCCACCAGCGACATGGCGATGGCCGGCATGCCCAGGTTACGGCCTTCCATGGCTGCAGCCACGGTCCCGGAATAGAGCACGTCGTCGCCCAGGTTACCGCCGTGGTTGATCCCCGAGATCACCAGGTCGGGGCGCTCGTCCCATACCCCGTTCACACCCAGGTAGACGCAGTCGGCCGGCGTGCCGTCGACACAGTGGAAGCCGTTGTCCAGCGAGGTCAACGCCAGGGGGCGGTTCAGGGTCAGCGAGTTGCTGGCGCCGCTGCGGTCGCGATCGGGCGCCACCACGCGCAGCCGAGCATGAGGCTCCAGGGCCTCGTACAGGGCGCGAAGGCCCGGCGCATGCACACCGTCATCGTTGGAAAGCAGGAGTCTGCGCATTTGTTAGCCCTCTGCCGGTAGCGTCAAGGTGGGATGTTCGATGAGTTCGCGCAGCACCGCCGTGGCGAAGCTGCCACGAGGGAGACGAAAGTCGAGCCGCGCCACGTTTTCTTCTATCGCGAGCCGCGGCTGGTCCAGGCGCATGCGCAAGGGCCGCCGCGCCATCTTCACGCCGGCCCGCTCGAGGCCTTGGCAAAGCTCTGTATTGCGCTCAACGATGACTCGCTCATAGTGCATGGCCTCGCCCGCGGCGAGCGAGGCGCCCACCCCCCACAGCACGCCGGAAGGGTGCAGGTCGAGCCTGTCGGCACGCGCGTCCAGCTCGGCATCGGGCGTTTCGACCGTAAATTGGCTCGCGGTGCCGTCGAGTATCGCCACGTCTCCCGGCACCAGCCGCTGCCAGCTGCCATCCGTCAGGCGCATGGTCACCAGCTCGTTGAACAGATAGCTGCGTGCGGCGGAAAGCAGCATGCCCTCGCGATCGTCGCGCTTGCGCCAGCCACGCGCCAGCACAGCACGCGCACGGGCCAGATTGCGCCCCCCAGGTCCGAAACGCTGGGGACCGAACAGATTGGGCACGCCATGGCGGCACAGCCAGGCCCAGCGCGCCTCGAGGTCATCGCTTATCGCCTCTCCCGAGATGCGCAGCGAGAAGCGATTGGCCCGGTGCACGCCACGCTTGAGCTTGCGCGGATGACGCACCTGCTCGAGCACCCGCACGCCGCAGCCGGCCAGTTGCTCGGCCAGGTCGTCCGGCGCCTGCTGCCCCGGCAAATGTACCGAGAGCCACTGCCGGGTCACGGCGATGCGATCCTTCATGCCCGAGTAGCCCACCGCCCGCACCGGCACTCCGCAGGCCCGCGCCAGGTGACGCACCGCCTCCAGGGTGGTGAGCCCCCGCTTCTCGATCCACAGCCAGACGTGTTCTCCCTGCCCCTCGGGGGCGAAGCCGAGGATCTCCTCGACCACGAAATCCTCGGGTGTGGCACGGAACTCCCCGGCACGCGGGGAGCCGAACTCGGCCTCGGTGGCGCGGGGCCAGTCGTCCGGCCGGAAAGGCTCGCTCACGCCGCGCCCCCCGCCCGTGTCAGCAGTACCACGGCCTCGGCGGCAATGCCCTCGCCGCGGCCGGTGAAACCCAGCCGCTCGCTGGTGGTGGCCTTGACGTTGACCCCATCCAGGGGAAGGTCGAGATCTTCGGCGATATGGCTGCACATGGCAGCGACATGAGGCGCCAGCCTTGGCGCCTGGGCGATCACCGTGGCGTCGACGTTACCGACCCGGTAGCCCGCCTCACGCACCAGCGTCAGCACATGGCGCAGCAGGACGCGACTGTCGGCACCGGCCCAGGCCGGGTCGGTATCGGGAAAGTGACGGCCGATGTCCCCCAGGGCGCAAGCGCCGAGCAGCGCATCGCTGATGGCGTGCAGCAGGACGTCACCGTCGGAATGGGCGACGAAACCGTGACCGAAGGGGATGGTAACGCCACCGATCACCAGATGGTCGCCGTCGCCGAAACGGTGAACGTCGAAGCCGTGGCCGATACGCAGCATTCAGGGAGCCTCCTCGTGCACATGCCCGGGGCCTGACAGGAGTTCATCCCACTGTGCAGCCAGGATATGGCCTGCCAACGCCAGGTCCTCCGGATGAGTGATCTTGATGTTGTCGCGCCGCCCGGGCACCAGTTGCGGTGCGAGGCCCATTGCCTCCACTGCCGACGCCTCGTCGGTGATCTCGAGCCCGCTCGCGGCAGCCTCGCCCAGTGCCCGTCGCAACAGGCCATAGCGAAAGCCCTGGGGGGTTTGCGCCTGCCACAATCCGACGCGTGCCTCAGTACGAGCCACGCGCCCCTGGCCATCGTCTCGCTTCATGGTATCGGCCGCGGGAGTCGCCAACAGCCCGCCCACCGGGTCCTGCCTCAGGGCAGCGTAAAGATGAGTAAGATCATCGACTCTCACGCAGGGGCGCGCCACGTCGTGGACCAGTACCCAGTCGTCGTCCTCCGCCTCGTCGGCGAAGGACGCCAGCGCCTGTCGCACCGAATCGGCGCGCTCTGCCCCGCCGGGGCTCCGCCCCCACTGGGCGAACGGCACCCAGGCCGGGTCGAAGTGGGCATCGTCCGGGTCGAG
Proteins encoded in this window:
- the truD gene encoding tRNA pseudouridine(13) synthase TruD; the encoded protein is MSEPFRPDDWPRATEAEFGSPRAGEFRATPEDFVVEEILGFAPEGQGEHVWLWIEKRGLTTLEAVRHLARACGVPVRAVGYSGMKDRIAVTRQWLSVHLPGQQAPDDLAEQLAGCGVRVLEQVRHPRKLKRGVHRANRFSLRISGEAISDDLEARWAWLCRHGVPNLFGPQRFGPGGRNLARARAVLARGWRKRDDREGMLLSAARSYLFNELVTMRLTDGSWQRLVPGDVAILDGTASQFTVETPDAELDARADRLDLHPSGVLWGVGASLAAGEAMHYERVIVERNTELCQGLERAGVKMARRPLRMRLDQPRLAIEENVARLDFRLPRGSFATAVLRELIEHPTLTLPAEG
- the surE gene encoding 5'/3'-nucleotidase SurE, with the protein product MRRLLLSNDDGVHAPGLRALYEALEPHARLRVVAPDRDRSGASNSLTLNRPLALTSLDNGFHCVDGTPADCVYLGVNGVWDERPDLVISGINHGGNLGDDVLYSGTVAAAMEGRNLGMPAIAMSLVGSRHFDTAGRVAASLVGAADQLSLPPRSLLNVNVPDLPWEQIQGFRVTRMGYRGPAERPMEVRDPRGRLRYWIAAVGENADDGPDTDFAAIEAGYVSITPLQTDLTQRAAIADVQGWLDAFT
- the ispF gene encoding 2-C-methyl-D-erythritol 2,4-cyclodiphosphate synthase — protein: MLRIGHGFDVHRFGDGDHLVIGGVTIPFGHGFVAHSDGDVLLHAISDALLGACALGDIGRHFPDTDPAWAGADSRVLLRHVLTLVREAGYRVGNVDATVIAQAPRLAPHVAAMCSHIAEDLDLPLDGVNVKATTSERLGFTGRGEGIAAEAVVLLTRAGGAA
- a CDS encoding protein-L-isoaspartate(D-aspartate) O-methyltransferase, encoding MHSPEQLPELLRGVGMTSQRTRDRMVARLARQGIVDERVLRVMAAEPRHFFLDEALAHRAYEDTSLPIGHGQTLSQPWMVARMTELVMKEAPGRVLEIGTGSGYQTLILSRLVPELWSVERINALHHRAAKRLRLLQAHNARLRLADGGHGWQEAAPFDVVLLTACAHELPEVLISQLSEEGVMILPLADPNGEQWLTRVRRAGSQHDVQRLERVRFVPLLQGVIR
- the ispD gene encoding 2-C-methyl-D-erythritol 4-phosphate cytidylyltransferase, with translation MNERLWLVVPAAGRGRRMGAALPKQYLMLAGRPVLAHTLARLHRAFPEARLCLCLDPDDAHFDPAWVPFAQWGRSPGGAERADSVRQALASFADEAEDDDWVLVHDVARPCVRVDDLTHLYAALRQDPVGGLLATPAADTMKRDDGQGRVARTEARVGLWQAQTPQGFRYGLLRRALGEAAASGLEITDEASAVEAMGLAPQLVPGRRDNIKITHPEDLALAGHILAAQWDELLSGPGHVHEEAP